From Vicinamibacterales bacterium, one genomic window encodes:
- a CDS encoding shikimate kinase — protein MRTEKIYLVGFMATGKSSLARELAERLKWQVEDIDDQIEAREHMTVSEIFSQHGESYFRTIERAVLTEILPLTHTVIATGGGTFVDPDNQMAINSNGASIWVDIPLAQIITRLSQDKRRPLASNRAQLEQLYALRQSSYAQAHLRLDGAGAPVGELVDRVIDWLGS, from the coding sequence ATGCGCACAGAAAAAATCTATCTTGTTGGTTTCATGGCAACTGGGAAATCGAGTTTGGCCCGCGAGCTTGCCGAACGCCTAAAATGGCAAGTTGAAGATATCGATGACCAGATCGAAGCGCGGGAACACATGACAGTTAGTGAAATCTTTTCCCAGCACGGAGAATCTTACTTTCGCACAATAGAACGCGCAGTCCTCACAGAAATACTGCCGCTCACTCACACCGTTATCGCAACCGGCGGTGGCACATTCGTTGATCCTGATAACCAAATGGCGATCAACAGCAACGGCGCTTCAATTTGGGTCGACATCCCGTTAGCACAGATTATTACAAGGCTCTCGCAGGACAAGCGACGGCCTCTCGCCAGCAATCGTGCCCAATTGGAACAACTGTACGCCCTACGCCAATCCTCCTACGCTCAGGCACACCTTCGACTCGATGGGGCCGGAGCACCCGTTGGGGAGTTGGTCGATCGAGTAATAGATTGGCTCGGCTCCTAA
- a CDS encoding metallophosphoesterase family protein, with protein sequence MARLLMRFLILSDIHGNLEALDAVLEAAPSASFDSVLVLGDLVGYGANPNEVIDRIFDLKPTVMIRGNHDRVASDLGSTEGFNGLAADAIRWTRKTLTTINRARLAKLPKGPVVVNREIEVCHGTPFDEDHYLTNERDAILALQVSKHQICLFGHTHLPVALEHNGGNLRIASQDFGETPTKTPSQNPIKIIPGLRYLLNPGSVGQPRDGDSRAAYATLDSEAENEFVFKRVSYPISAAQQKILNAGLPEQLATRLAIGR encoded by the coding sequence TTGGCTCGGCTCCTAATGCGGTTCCTGATTTTGAGCGATATCCACGGGAACCTCGAAGCGTTAGACGCAGTTCTTGAGGCAGCGCCTTCGGCTTCATTCGATAGCGTGCTCGTGCTGGGCGACCTCGTGGGTTATGGTGCGAATCCGAATGAGGTCATCGATCGAATCTTCGACTTAAAACCAACCGTGATGATCCGAGGAAATCACGATAGGGTGGCCTCAGACCTAGGGAGCACGGAAGGGTTCAACGGCTTAGCTGCGGATGCCATCCGGTGGACCCGGAAGACTTTGACGACTATCAATCGCGCGCGATTGGCCAAGCTTCCAAAGGGACCCGTTGTAGTAAATAGAGAGATCGAAGTCTGTCACGGGACGCCTTTTGACGAAGACCACTATCTCACCAATGAGCGTGACGCAATCCTCGCACTACAGGTATCGAAACATCAGATTTGCTTATTTGGACACACCCACCTACCAGTAGCTCTCGAGCACAACGGGGGGAACCTCCGTATTGCGAGCCAAGATTTTGGAGAGACCCCTACTAAAACACCTAGCCAAAACCCTATCAAGATTATTCCTGGTCTTCGATATCTTTTGAATCCAGGCTCGGTTGGCCAGCCTCGGGACGGCGATTCCAGGGCTGCCTATGCCACACTTGATTCAGAAGCGGAAAACGAGTTCGTCTTCAAGCGAGTCAGCTACCCTATTTCAGCGGCACAGCAAAAGATCCTTAACGCTGGCCTGCCCGAACAACTCGCAACGCGGCTCGCTATCGGTCGCTGA
- a CDS encoding CcmD family protein translates to MISNGTLCWLKGDVVKVTVRRLAVLCLLLSLCIGVIETSAEEFQAQSMQPSQQDEFVPIDQLDAEDQLPAAPLLVAAYAFAWVAMFIYLWSIWRRLARVERELASLANRTTDR, encoded by the coding sequence ATGATTAGCAATGGCACTCTCTGTTGGTTGAAAGGGGATGTTGTGAAGGTAACTGTCAGGCGACTCGCCGTGCTGTGCTTGTTGCTGAGTCTATGTATCGGAGTGATCGAAACCTCAGCCGAAGAATTCCAAGCACAATCGATGCAGCCCTCCCAACAAGACGAGTTTGTGCCAATAGACCAGCTGGATGCTGAGGATCAGCTACCGGCAGCGCCTCTTCTCGTGGCGGCTTACGCCTTTGCTTGGGTCGCGATGTTTATCTATTTGTGGTCGATTTGGCGACGGTTGGCACGCGTTGAGCGCGAACTTGCTAGTTTAGCTAATCGAACAACTGACCGGTAA
- the ccsA gene encoding cytochrome c biogenesis protein CcsA → MMHRIFSAVIVLATIVFVCAPVFIAWAPYESTMGLVQKIFYFHLPSWAAMFVAAFVCGIASAVFLCRERLISDRIAVASAELVVVFGLIGLVSGPLWARKAWGVWWQWDARLTMALVLWMIFIAYLLLREYGGPGSEKLAAGVAIFGMANVPFVYWSVNVWRTIHPTTNVVPTLVSGMRGPLWWSLVGFLLLYGLAMMARVRLETQRATLDRIYRDLND, encoded by the coding sequence ATGATGCATCGAATATTTTCAGCGGTGATCGTTTTGGCAACGATAGTTTTCGTATGTGCACCAGTTTTTATTGCCTGGGCACCGTATGAATCCACAATGGGTCTTGTTCAGAAGATCTTTTACTTTCATCTCCCCTCATGGGCGGCGATGTTTGTGGCGGCATTTGTTTGTGGTATTGCCAGCGCGGTGTTTCTGTGTAGAGAACGGCTCATCTCTGACCGAATTGCGGTTGCCTCAGCTGAGTTGGTGGTGGTGTTCGGCCTGATTGGTCTCGTGAGTGGTCCTCTTTGGGCCCGCAAAGCATGGGGCGTGTGGTGGCAGTGGGACGCGCGACTCACCATGGCCCTCGTGCTCTGGATGATTTTTATCGCCTATCTACTACTGCGGGAGTACGGGGGTCCAGGTTCTGAGAAGTTAGCCGCGGGCGTTGCGATATTCGGAATGGCCAATGTGCCGTTTGTTTACTGGTCAGTGAATGTTTGGCGGACTATTCACCCAACAACAAACGTGGTTCCAACTTTAGTGTCCGGGATGCGCGGACCGTTATGGTGGAGCCTGGTCGGTTTTCTACTGCTCTACGGTTTGGCGATGATGGCCCGGGTTCGTCTAGAAACACAGCGAGCAACGTTAGATCGAATCTATCGGGACTTAAATGATTAG
- a CDS encoding heme exporter protein CcmB → MKRFFTVALLIMRKDLRVETRSRELFLTTLFFSVSTVLVFAFGFVRDGRPVENAVAGILWIAIAFAGTLALGRTFERERYHDVLKALLLAPVDRPAIYVGKLLSILALLAAVEVVVVPLVALLFQAPLFRQPILTFLLFSLGTLGFCAVGTLFGAMLVRARSRDVLLPVLLYPITIPVIIAGVRGTAVLLQPEVDVAMVRAWIGMLVFFDVVFITLSLWTFEPVMTE, encoded by the coding sequence ATGAAGCGGTTCTTCACGGTCGCTCTCCTGATTATGCGAAAAGACCTGCGAGTTGAGACGCGTAGCCGGGAGTTATTTCTGACGACTTTATTCTTCTCTGTGTCGACTGTGCTCGTGTTTGCCTTTGGTTTTGTACGCGATGGTCGCCCGGTCGAGAATGCGGTAGCAGGGATTCTCTGGATTGCCATTGCTTTCGCCGGAACGCTCGCCCTGGGTCGCACCTTTGAACGAGAACGTTATCATGACGTTTTGAAGGCGCTCTTGCTGGCACCAGTTGATCGTCCCGCGATTTATGTAGGCAAGTTGCTTAGCATACTGGCTTTGTTGGCAGCGGTTGAAGTGGTGGTTGTTCCTCTGGTCGCACTTCTGTTTCAGGCGCCGCTTTTTCGCCAGCCGATTCTTACTTTTTTACTTTTTTCACTGGGCACTCTAGGGTTTTGTGCAGTCGGGACACTGTTCGGTGCAATGCTCGTTCGCGCACGGAGTCGGGATGTGTTGCTGCCGGTCTTGTTGTATCCGATTACAATTCCGGTCATTATTGCTGGCGTTCGGGGGACCGCTGTGCTCTTACAGCCCGAAGTAGACGTGGCGATGGTACGTGCCTGGATCGGGATGTTGGTATTTTTCGACGTGGTGTTCATTACGCTTTCGTTATGGACCTTTGAGCCGGTCATGACAGAATGA
- a CDS encoding ABC transporter ATP-binding protein, translating into MASSLHPISTTQESLRFDRVAFVDVSKYFGRRRALAHVSLECGTGEILGFLGGNGAGKSTLLALAGTILDPSSGEIRYGGGLARELGPALRGNIGLLSHDFQLYPELTARENLEFFAALYGLDQVGDRSHEALRNAGLSSRGDDFVGGFSRGMRQRVALERTLLHEPQLVLLDEPFSGLDESSSSALVERLQALKSEGRIVFLATHDFEVAELVLDRAMLLRAGRLLPLSRAGESLRAQYRDSMQRELTPRRLE; encoded by the coding sequence ATGGCGTCCTCACTTCATCCAATTTCAACAACTCAAGAATCTTTAAGATTTGATCGAGTGGCGTTTGTCGACGTCTCAAAGTATTTTGGCCGACGTCGAGCGTTAGCGCATGTTTCGCTTGAATGTGGCACCGGTGAAATTCTTGGATTCCTCGGCGGGAATGGGGCTGGCAAATCAACACTGCTAGCCCTTGCTGGGACGATACTCGACCCTTCCAGTGGGGAAATTCGATATGGTGGCGGATTGGCGCGGGAGCTAGGTCCAGCTCTTCGCGGGAATATTGGGCTCCTTAGTCATGATTTTCAGCTCTACCCAGAATTGACCGCCAGAGAAAACCTTGAATTTTTTGCCGCTCTTTATGGACTTGACCAAGTTGGGGACCGTTCGCATGAAGCGCTGCGAAATGCTGGGCTATCGTCTCGAGGTGATGATTTTGTCGGGGGGTTCTCTCGAGGCATGAGGCAACGTGTCGCCCTTGAGCGCACTCTGCTGCATGAACCACAGTTGGTGCTTCTCGATGAGCCATTTTCAGGACTTGACGAAAGTTCCTCGTCTGCGCTGGTCGAGCGACTTCAAGCCCTCAAGAGTGAGGGGCGAATTGTTTTTCTCGCGACTCATGATTTCGAGGTTGCAGAACTAGTCTTGGACCGAGCGATGCTACTGCGGGCTGGCCGATTGCTTCCATTATCCCGCGCCGGTGAATCCCTACGTGCGCAATATCGAGATTCGATGCAGAGAGAACTTACGCCCAGGAGACTGGAATGA
- a CDS encoding zinc ribbon domain-containing protein, whose product MNSETSTNRSTFRPWHFFVLGALLAATAAVLRSSNATPEATILVSLAIGAAALCGLAFLRTLWPLVDVDFEMESSAVSNRTRIAVEREKQLVLRSIKELEFDRAMGKVAEDDFQEMTNRLRARAISFMRQLDSDTPGYSESIERELQSRLAAHSASAGPLEQPLEAVGGEYSCEVCATVNDADARFCKYCGASL is encoded by the coding sequence ATGAACTCCGAGACCTCGACTAATCGCTCTACCTTCCGTCCCTGGCACTTCTTCGTTCTCGGTGCGCTACTTGCGGCGACCGCGGCCGTTTTACGGTCGTCCAATGCGACTCCAGAAGCAACCATCCTGGTGAGTCTTGCGATTGGCGCAGCAGCTCTTTGCGGCTTAGCCTTTTTGCGAACCCTGTGGCCACTTGTGGACGTAGATTTTGAAATGGAATCGAGTGCTGTGAGCAATCGGACGCGGATTGCGGTCGAACGCGAGAAGCAGCTTGTGCTTCGTTCGATTAAAGAGCTTGAGTTTGACCGCGCAATGGGCAAGGTGGCTGAAGACGATTTTCAGGAGATGACGAATAGACTTCGGGCTCGGGCGATCAGCTTTATGCGCCAACTTGATTCCGATACCCCTGGTTATAGCGAATCAATCGAACGGGAATTGCAATCTCGATTAGCGGCGCACTCTGCATCGGCCGGGCCTCTCGAGCAGCCCCTTGAAGCAGTTGGTGGTGAATATAGTTGCGAGGTGTGTGCCACGGTCAATGACGCTGATGCGAGATTCTGTAAATATTGCGGAGCATCGTTGTGA
- a CDS encoding cytochrome c-type biogenesis CcmF C-terminal domain-containing protein: MASLGSYLLLAAFVVCAYAATASFVGGRQRSARLIESGIGAFYLLTALMTMASAVMVHAFVTENYSIKYVDRYSDSAQPLFYKLTSYWGGLDGSIMFWVFLLAVFGSIAVATNRERQRELIPYVVTVISCVQMFFLLVMVLNKDPFTTYLTQVPADGRGLNPLLQNPYMVIHPPSLYIGFVGMTIPFAFGMSALITGHLDDSWLRAVRRWTMFSWIFLSLGLTLGMIWAYEELGWGGYWGWDPVENAGLLPWFTATAFLHSVMVQERRSMLRVWNVTLVIITFFLTIFGTFMTRSGVVQSVHAFGEDSELAMMFGVFMAIILIVCFGLVIYRLPLLRARHELDSWASREAAFLLNNWILLFSAVFILFATMFPTLSEAITGERLTVGPPFFNKWMLPIGLMLLLLTGVGPLLAWRKSTLSNLGNQFLWPITAAVVTGGVLYALGFRVWASGVCFMLCAFVLGTIGQEFIRGTRVRRDATGADVLTSVTGLVARSHRRYGGYIIHVGIVLMFLGFAGEGYKLEEQVLLAPGQQVEVGAFVVRHEGVSVRDDGQKQMVTGSLQVFEEGEEIGMMYPARWFFRKHEQEPTTEVAIHRSISEDLYIVMAAFDMQDQSASFQVTVNPLVNWIWFGFGIMALGTVIALLPEQAFSFAASKIPMGAATTSLLLFVLVASAPLHAQHIESAQTVPTVPRSAAERELYHEIVCMCGTCGRKLVGECTCGTAAMMRDEISLLIDQGKTKEDVFQHFITMYGSQEPLAMPLDQGFNRLAWLFPYLLGLSGVVGVGTVALRWSMREATDAPLPAGILNDGDAQLIARLDDELRDLD, encoded by the coding sequence ATGGCTTCTCTCGGCTCATACCTCCTGTTAGCGGCATTTGTGGTTTGTGCGTACGCGGCGACAGCGTCTTTTGTCGGGGGGCGGCAACGTTCGGCGCGCCTCATTGAAAGTGGGATTGGGGCATTCTATTTATTGACCGCGTTAATGACGATGGCGTCTGCGGTCATGGTGCACGCCTTTGTTACTGAGAACTACTCAATTAAGTATGTCGATCGGTATTCGGATTCGGCTCAACCACTGTTTTATAAGCTGACCTCCTACTGGGGTGGCCTCGACGGGTCGATCATGTTCTGGGTCTTTTTACTGGCCGTTTTTGGATCGATTGCCGTTGCGACAAACCGCGAGCGACAGCGCGAGCTAATTCCCTATGTGGTGACGGTCATCTCCTGCGTACAGATGTTTTTCCTGTTGGTGATGGTGCTCAACAAGGACCCATTTACCACCTATTTAACTCAAGTCCCAGCCGATGGTCGTGGCCTCAACCCGCTTTTACAGAATCCATACATGGTGATTCACCCGCCGTCGCTCTACATCGGATTCGTTGGGATGACCATCCCATTTGCCTTTGGTATGTCGGCGTTAATCACGGGCCACCTAGATGATTCTTGGTTGCGTGCGGTTCGACGGTGGACCATGTTTTCTTGGATCTTCCTGTCGCTCGGCTTGACGCTCGGCATGATATGGGCGTACGAGGAGCTCGGTTGGGGAGGCTACTGGGGCTGGGACCCGGTTGAGAACGCTGGTTTACTTCCGTGGTTTACGGCGACGGCCTTTCTCCACTCGGTGATGGTACAAGAACGACGCAGCATGTTACGGGTATGGAACGTGACCCTCGTCATCATCACGTTTTTTTTGACGATTTTTGGTACTTTCATGACACGCTCCGGCGTGGTGCAATCGGTGCATGCGTTTGGTGAAGACTCCGAGCTCGCGATGATGTTTGGGGTCTTCATGGCGATCATTTTAATAGTTTGTTTTGGTTTAGTTATTTACCGGTTACCGCTCTTACGGGCTCGACACGAACTAGATTCATGGGCCTCTCGTGAAGCGGCATTCTTACTGAACAATTGGATTTTGCTGTTCTCCGCCGTGTTTATTCTCTTTGCCACAATGTTTCCGACGTTGAGTGAAGCAATTACGGGTGAACGGCTGACCGTTGGACCGCCATTCTTCAACAAATGGATGCTTCCGATTGGCTTAATGCTCCTTCTTTTGACTGGCGTTGGACCACTTTTAGCCTGGAGAAAATCGACGTTGTCCAACCTTGGTAATCAATTTCTTTGGCCGATAACGGCCGCGGTTGTGACTGGAGGGGTTCTCTACGCCTTAGGGTTCAGAGTGTGGGCATCCGGGGTGTGCTTCATGCTGTGTGCCTTTGTCCTGGGGACGATTGGGCAAGAATTTATCCGTGGCACGCGTGTTCGCCGGGACGCTACTGGTGCGGACGTGTTGACATCCGTAACTGGCCTCGTTGCGCGATCACATCGTCGGTATGGTGGATACATTATTCACGTCGGTATCGTGCTTATGTTTCTAGGCTTTGCAGGTGAAGGCTACAAGCTTGAAGAGCAGGTACTTCTCGCGCCGGGGCAACAAGTCGAGGTAGGGGCATTCGTTGTGCGGCACGAGGGGGTTAGTGTACGAGACGATGGTCAGAAGCAAATGGTTACGGGAAGCTTGCAGGTGTTCGAGGAGGGCGAAGAGATAGGGATGATGTATCCGGCCCGCTGGTTCTTCAGGAAACACGAGCAGGAGCCGACGACGGAAGTGGCTATCCATCGAAGCATTTCTGAGGATCTCTACATTGTGATGGCTGCCTTCGACATGCAGGACCAGTCGGCCAGCTTCCAGGTCACCGTTAATCCTCTAGTAAATTGGATTTGGTTCGGGTTCGGCATCATGGCGCTGGGCACAGTTATTGCCCTACTGCCTGAGCAAGCATTTTCGTTTGCGGCATCGAAAATTCCTATGGGTGCGGCGACGACATCGTTACTGCTTTTTGTGTTGGTGGCATCAGCCCCCTTACATGCACAGCATATTGAATCAGCCCAGACAGTACCGACAGTGCCCCGCAGTGCCGCCGAACGGGAGTTGTACCATGAGATCGTTTGCATGTGCGGCACGTGCGGGCGAAAACTTGTTGGTGAATGTACTTGTGGAACCGCGGCTATGATGCGGGATGAAATTTCGCTGTTGATCGATCAGGGCAAGACAAAAGAGGATGTTTTTCAACACTTCATCACCATGTACGGCAGTCAAGAGCCTCTCGCGATGCCATTGGACCAAGGGTTTAATCGCCTAGCCTGGCTGTTTCCGTATCTACTCGGCCTTTCCGGCGTAGTTGGCGTTGGAACAGTTGCCTTACGGTGGTCGATGCGTGAGGCTACTGATGCACCACTACCTGCTGGCATCTTGAACGACGGTGATGCGCAGTTAATAGCGCGTCTGGACGATGAACTCCGAGACCTCGACTAA
- a CDS encoding cytochrome c maturation protein CcmE, translating to MSHKAIRIGITSVVLALAFSGLLWSTLSEGTEYYKHVDEVTGDLAAWQDKNLQVHGFVVNESIMRRPDSLDYRFEIENNGEVIKAEYSGIVPDTFKSGAEVVVKGRLGVDGFVVAPNGVMAKCPSKYEPKAGSVPPGANVSGGQ from the coding sequence ATGAGTCATAAAGCTATTCGCATCGGGATTACTTCGGTCGTGTTGGCCTTAGCCTTTAGTGGCTTGTTGTGGTCCACCCTCAGCGAGGGGACTGAGTACTATAAGCACGTGGATGAGGTGACCGGGGACCTGGCAGCTTGGCAGGATAAGAACCTTCAGGTGCATGGATTCGTTGTGAACGAATCCATTATGCGTCGACCGGATAGCCTCGATTACCGCTTTGAAATCGAGAACAATGGCGAGGTGATCAAAGCTGAGTACAGCGGCATTGTTCCTGATACGTTCAAGAGTGGTGCTGAAGTTGTGGTTAAAGGGCGCTTGGGAGTTGATGGATTTGTAGTGGCTCCCAATGGTGTAATGGCCAAGTGTCCATCGAAGTACGAGCCCAAGGCCGGATCAGTGCCGCCTGGCGCTAACGTTTCTGGCGGGCAATAG
- a CDS encoding Maf family protein codes for MRMLLASASPRRAELLAAAGYVFSVKPCTVNETPLPGEIPALYVARLAAAKADAVTDIASNNVILGADTCVVLDGDILGKPIDDADAARMLGRLSGRSHEVLTGVSMRYANQRVGAVDRTVVHVALLQPAQVAWYVASGEPRDKAGAYAIQGLAARFIDRIEGSYSNVVGLPLAVVRRLLGELGFDGAQMSENP; via the coding sequence ATGCGAATGCTACTTGCGTCTGCTTCGCCTAGGCGAGCGGAGCTCCTGGCCGCAGCTGGCTATGTTTTTTCGGTCAAACCTTGCACTGTTAACGAGACGCCCTTACCTGGAGAGATTCCAGCACTGTATGTTGCCAGGCTTGCCGCGGCTAAAGCTGACGCCGTGACGGACATTGCGAGTAACAACGTAATCCTGGGTGCGGACACGTGCGTGGTACTTGACGGTGACATTCTTGGAAAACCTATTGACGATGCAGATGCAGCCAGGATGTTAGGTAGGCTGTCGGGACGGAGTCACGAGGTCCTCACCGGGGTATCGATGCGATATGCCAATCAGCGTGTCGGGGCGGTCGACCGCACCGTGGTGCACGTGGCTCTCCTTCAACCGGCACAGGTCGCCTGGTATGTAGCTTCGGGGGAACCCCGAGACAAGGCAGGAGCCTATGCGATTCAGGGCCTAGCGGCGCGGTTCATCGACCGGATAGAGGGCTCATACTCGAATGTGGTCGGATTGCCCTTGGCGGTGGTCCGACGTCTGCTTGGTGAACTTGGATTTGACGGGGCCCAGATGTCGGAGAATCCATAA
- a CDS encoding acetyl-CoA C-acetyltransferase, with translation MTGVLRDSVIVSAVRLPTGKFLGSLKRFSAPQLGALAIHEAVQRAGIDMSEVDECILGNVISAGLGQNPARQAALGAGLPDSVAALTINKVCGSGLKAVMLASQGISTGDADVVVAGGMESMTQTPYLLKRMREGVRLGNHTLMDSMIHDGLWCALENCHMGITGEEISKRYGITREEQDAYALESHRKAAAATSEGWFTDEILTVDLTGKNTESTKLTVDESIRHDASSSTLAKLKPAFIEEGTVTAGNAPGVNDGAAAVVVMSATGATALNLEPMARIVAQGVSGVPPLSVMMSPVEAVRKVAKKAGWALTDVDLFELNEAFSVQSIAIIRELDLDPNRVNIHGGAIALGHPIGASGARVLTTLLYAMKLRNVRRGIASLCLGGGNGVALAVERELAD, from the coding sequence ATGACAGGTGTACTGCGCGACTCCGTCATCGTCTCTGCTGTCCGACTCCCAACGGGAAAGTTCTTGGGTTCGCTCAAGCGATTTTCCGCACCGCAGCTCGGTGCCCTCGCTATCCACGAAGCCGTGCAGCGAGCAGGAATCGACATGAGCGAGGTTGATGAATGCATCCTGGGTAATGTCATCTCGGCAGGATTAGGCCAGAATCCCGCGCGTCAGGCCGCATTAGGGGCAGGATTACCTGATTCTGTCGCAGCCCTTACAATCAATAAGGTGTGTGGTTCAGGCCTAAAAGCTGTGATGCTCGCTTCACAAGGCATCTCCACGGGCGACGCCGATGTTGTGGTGGCAGGCGGCATGGAATCTATGACCCAGACGCCCTACCTTCTCAAACGCATGCGGGAAGGAGTCCGACTTGGAAACCACACCCTTATGGATTCAATGATCCATGACGGGCTTTGGTGCGCGTTGGAAAATTGCCACATGGGCATCACTGGAGAAGAAATCAGCAAGCGTTATGGAATAACCAGAGAAGAACAGGACGCCTATGCGCTTGAAAGTCATCGGAAGGCTGCCGCCGCCACATCGGAAGGCTGGTTCACTGATGAAATTCTTACGGTAGACCTCACAGGGAAGAATACTGAGTCGACAAAGCTTACCGTTGATGAATCAATAAGGCACGATGCGTCTTCTTCTACGTTAGCAAAGTTGAAACCAGCGTTTATTGAGGAGGGCACAGTCACGGCAGGGAATGCTCCAGGTGTCAACGATGGTGCCGCTGCTGTCGTCGTAATGTCCGCCACTGGCGCTACCGCTCTCAACTTGGAACCCATGGCGAGAATCGTGGCTCAGGGCGTCAGTGGAGTGCCTCCGCTCTCAGTTATGATGAGCCCAGTCGAAGCCGTGAGGAAGGTTGCCAAGAAGGCCGGCTGGGCACTCACCGACGTTGACCTATTCGAACTTAACGAGGCCTTCTCAGTACAAAGCATCGCAATCATCCGGGAGTTGGACCTCGACCCAAATCGCGTGAACATTCATGGTGGTGCAATCGCCTTGGGTCACCCAATTGGCGCAAGTGGTGCCCGTGTCCTAACGACCCTGCTTTACGCGATGAAGCTGAGAAACGTACGAAGGGGTATCGCCTCACTCTGCCTCGGAGGGGGCAATGGCGTCGCTCTCGCCGTTGAGCGAGAGTTAGCTGATTAA
- a CDS encoding 3-hydroxyacyl-CoA dehydrogenase NAD-binding domain-containing protein, translating into MSIKLPIQKIGVVGAGTMGHGIAQVFAQAGFEVCLQDVRTNALDRATSNIARSIEKLVAKETLTAKDAELARLRLTTTTDLDALSDVNYVIEAIVEDVTAKRDLFRAIDALVAPDVILASNTSAIAINTIASATTRQPCVLGMHFMNPVPLMPLVELIRGQATSIETVRLSIELIKIIGKTPVEAADRPGFIANRVLMPMINEAIYALMEGVGSAEAIDTVMKVGMNHPMGPLALADLIGLDVCLDIMRVLHEGFGNDKYQPCPLLCQMVEAGTLGRKTGNGFYKY; encoded by the coding sequence ATGTCGATCAAATTGCCCATACAAAAAATCGGAGTCGTCGGCGCAGGCACGATGGGTCACGGAATTGCCCAGGTATTCGCGCAGGCAGGCTTCGAAGTCTGCTTACAGGACGTCCGGACAAATGCACTTGATCGAGCAACTAGCAACATCGCTCGAAGCATTGAGAAGCTGGTCGCAAAAGAAACACTTACCGCCAAGGATGCCGAACTGGCGCGGTTGCGGCTGACCACCACAACAGACCTTGACGCACTTTCTGACGTTAATTACGTCATTGAAGCAATCGTCGAAGACGTGACTGCAAAACGGGATCTGTTCAGAGCCATCGATGCCCTTGTTGCACCAGACGTGATCTTGGCCTCAAACACTTCGGCTATTGCAATCAACACGATTGCTTCAGCCACGACTCGACAACCTTGCGTCCTGGGCATGCACTTCATGAACCCTGTTCCACTAATGCCACTTGTTGAACTCATTCGAGGGCAGGCGACCTCTATTGAAACAGTCCGCCTCTCAATAGAATTGATCAAGATTATCGGCAAGACCCCGGTTGAAGCCGCTGACCGTCCTGGCTTTATCGCCAACCGAGTGTTGATGCCGATGATCAATGAGGCCATTTATGCATTAATGGAGGGGGTCGGCTCTGCAGAGGCCATCGACACCGTAATGAAGGTGGGCATGAACCATCCAATGGGTCCACTGGCACTTGCAGATCTCATCGGCCTCGATGTGTGCCTAGACATTATGAGGGTGTTACACGAGGGATTTGGGAACGACAAGTATCAGCCGTGCCCTCTCCTTTGCCAAATGGTCGAGGCCGGAACTCTTGGCCGAAAAACTGGCAACGGCTTCTACAAGTATTGA
- a CDS encoding GNAT family N-acetyltransferase — protein MSSTPTIHLATSDGEIVACHPVMYELRPHINEQEFVSRVRAQTQANDFQMAYVRNQELIVAVAGFRIGYNLAWGRYLYVDDLVTRATHRSQGFGAILLRWLHDFAREAGCEQVHLDSGLHRKGAHQFYERHGMPNTSLHFHSVIKSNSA, from the coding sequence GTGTCTTCAACACCTACCATTCACCTAGCTACATCAGATGGAGAGATCGTTGCCTGTCATCCGGTCATGTATGAACTGCGACCACACATCAACGAGCAAGAATTTGTCTCCAGGGTGCGCGCACAGACACAAGCTAATGATTTTCAAATGGCCTATGTCCGTAACCAAGAGTTAATTGTCGCTGTCGCGGGATTTCGAATCGGCTACAACCTAGCGTGGGGACGCTATCTATATGTGGACGATCTGGTAACGCGGGCCACCCATCGATCCCAAGGATTCGGAGCGATCTTGCTTCGTTGGCTGCACGACTTCGCACGCGAAGCCGGATGTGAACAAGTGCACCTTGACTCAGGGCTGCACCGTAAAGGCGCGCATCAATTTTACGAACGACACGGTATGCCAAACACCTCGCTGCATTTTCACAGCGTGATCAAATCCAACTCCGCCTGA